One window of Acipenser ruthenus chromosome 17, fAciRut3.2 maternal haplotype, whole genome shotgun sequence genomic DNA carries:
- the LOC117423361 gene encoding soluble calcium-activated nucleotidase 1-like, with product MTVGPGYVAPQRNKPMNPLRISIGSLPVLASMTNASDPRFRLKWRAIVGVSVLLTLLLLLLQLQRSGGGTRTQPDSPHNGLMSRVARERYNDTYPLSPAERTPQGVRYRIGVIADLDTDSRSKEQQHTWFSLLKKGHVVVSESGDALTLEWDSEDTVLESHLAEKGRGMELSELIAFNGRLYSVDDRTGVVYRIEGNKAVPWVILPDGDGTVSKGFKAEWLAVKDEHLYVGGLGKQWTTTTGEVVNDNPQWVKVVGFQGNVEHESWVTQYNALRAAAGIQSPGYLIHESGAWSDTLQRWFFLPRRASSEHYEEKADERRATNLVLRCSQDFQDIALSRVGELHPTHGFSSFKFIPDTDDQIILALKSEEDDGKVATYILAFTLDGRILLPETKIGDVKYEGLEFI from the exons ATGACCGTTGGCCCCGGCTATGTCGCTCCGCAGAGGAACAAGCCCATGAACCCCTTGCGCATTTCCATTGGCAGCCTTCCCGTCCTTGCCTCCATGACTAACGCCTCGGACCCGCGCTTCCGCCTCAAGTGGAGGGCCATCGTGGGGGTGTCCGTGCTGCTCACCCTGCTCCTCCTCCTGCTGCAGCTGCAGCGCTCTGGGGGGGGCACCAGGACCCAGCCCGACAGCCCCCACAACGGGCTGATGAGCAGGGTGGCGAGGGAGCGCTACAATGACACGTACCCGCTGAGCCCGGCCGAGCGGACCCCGCAGGGGGTGCGGTACCGCATCGGCGTCATCGCGGACCTCGACACGGACTCCCGCAGCAAGGAGCAGCAGCACACCTGGTTCAGCCTGCTGAAGAAGGGCCACGTGGTAGTGTCGGAGAGCGGGGACGCCCTGACGCTGGAGTGGGACAGCGAGGACACCGTGCTGGAGTCCCACCTGGCTGAGAAGGGCCGTGGCATGGAGCTGTCGGAGCTCATTGCCTTCAACGGGCGGCTGTACAGCGTGGACGATCGCACCGGGGTGGTGTACCGCATCGAGGGCAACAAGGCCGTGCCCTGGGTCATCCTGCCCGATGGGGATGGCACCGTCTCCAAGG GGTTCAAGGCGGAGTGGCTTGCAGTGAAGGATGAACACCTGTACGTGGGCGGCCTGGGGAAGCAGTGGACCACCACCACTGGGGAGGTGGTGAACGATAACCCCCAGTGGGTGAAGGTGGTGGGTTTCCAGGGCAACGTAGAGCACGAGAGCTGGGTAACCCAGTACAACGCCCTGCGAGCAGCAGCGGGCATCCAGTCCCCAG GCTACCTGATCCACGAGTCTGGAGCCTGGAGCGACACTCTGCAGCGCTGGTTCTTCCTGCCGCGGCGCGCCAGCTCCGAGCACTACGAGGAGAAGGCCGACGAGCGGCGCGCCACCAACCTGGTCCTGCGGTGCTCTCAGGACTTCCAGGACATCGCGCTGAGCCGCGTGGGGGAGCTCCACCCCACCCACGGCTTCTCCTCCTTCAAGTTCATCCCCGACACTGACGACCAGATCATCCTGGCGCTCAAGTCCGAGGAGGACGACGGGAAAGTGGCCACCTACATCCTGGCATTCACGCTGGACGGGCGAATCCTGCTGCCCGAGACCAAGATCGGAGACGTCAAGTACGAAGGGCTGGAGTTCATTTAA
- the afmid gene encoding kynurenine formamidase isoform X1, with the protein MVLWRAQCFAETGGMAHWKEMKKEELEKQYSPSMWSHRMGKDEVITAHVTALSEGTKKAGSVAQTLLNVPYGEGDGEKLDIYLPVCPPQDLALVIYIHGGYWQFFSKEESGFMAPPLVSRGIAVVAVDYDIAPKGSMDVMVSQVRRSVASIVQQYSHISGVYLCGHSAGGQLAAMVLSTDWSQYKVTPNIKGAVLVSGIYDLLPIISTYVNDPLKMTEEDAVRSSPVLLVPMLKRWSAGCEVVVVVAEHDSPEFRRQSREYFQALECAGLKVSFEDVSNTDHFNVIEQLSDEDYHLTQVLLKMIRRTSVSHT; encoded by the exons ATGGTACTCTGGAGAGCACAGTGCTTTGCAGAGACTGGAGGCATGGCGCACTGGAAGGAAATGAAGAAAGAG GAGCTTGAGAAGCAGTACTCTCCAAGCATGTGGTCACATAGGATGGGCAAGGATGAAGTGATAACAGCCCATGTTACAGCTCTCTCTGAag GTACAAAGAAAGCTGGCAGCGTGGCACAGACCTTGTTAAACGTACCATATGGAGAAGGAGATGGGGAGAAACTGGACATCTACCTGCCTGTCTGTCCACCACAAG ATTTAGCTTTAGTTATCTACATCCACGGAGGATACTGGCAGTTTTTCAG TAAAGAAGAGTCAGGCTTTATGGCGCCCCCGCTGGTTTCAAGAGGTATTGCTGTAGTAGCAGTTGATTATGACATAGCACCAAAAGGTag CATGGATGTGATGGTTTCTCAGGTCCGACGTAGTGTGGCCTCCATTGTCCAGCAGTACTCTCACATCAG TGGAGTTTATCTGTGTGGCCATTCAGCAGGTGGTCAGCTGGCAGCCATGGTTCTCTCCACAGACTGGTCCCAGTATAAGGTCACTCCCAACATCAAAG GGGCAGTCCTTGTTAGTGGTATTTATGATCTCCTGCCAATCATCTCAACCTATGTCAACGACCCCCTTAAGATGACAGA GGAGGACGCTGTGCGGAGCAGCCCTGTGCTGCTGGTGCCGATGCTGAAGCGCTGGTCCGCGGGGTGTGAGGTTGTGGTGGTGGTAGCTGAACACGACTCTCCTGAGTTCAGGAGGCAGTCTCGAGAGTACTTCCAG gcTTTGGAATGTGCAGGGCTGAAGGTCAGCTTTGAGGATGTATCGAACACGGATCATTTCAATGTAATAGAACAACTATCGGATGAAGATTATCATCTCACACAG GTTTTGCTGAAGATGATTAGAAGGACAAGTGTTTCACACACGTAG
- the afmid gene encoding kynurenine formamidase isoform X2 — translation MLCRRSQELEKQYSPSMWSHRMGKDEVITAHVTALSEGTKKAGSVAQTLLNVPYGEGDGEKLDIYLPVCPPQDLALVIYIHGGYWQFFSKEESGFMAPPLVSRGIAVVAVDYDIAPKGSMDVMVSQVRRSVASIVQQYSHISGVYLCGHSAGGQLAAMVLSTDWSQYKVTPNIKGAVLVSGIYDLLPIISTYVNDPLKMTEEDAVRSSPVLLVPMLKRWSAGCEVVVVVAEHDSPEFRRQSREYFQALECAGLKVSFEDVSNTDHFNVIEQLSDEDYHLTQVLLKMIRRTSVSHT, via the exons ATGCTTTGCAGAAGGAGCCAG GAGCTTGAGAAGCAGTACTCTCCAAGCATGTGGTCACATAGGATGGGCAAGGATGAAGTGATAACAGCCCATGTTACAGCTCTCTCTGAag GTACAAAGAAAGCTGGCAGCGTGGCACAGACCTTGTTAAACGTACCATATGGAGAAGGAGATGGGGAGAAACTGGACATCTACCTGCCTGTCTGTCCACCACAAG ATTTAGCTTTAGTTATCTACATCCACGGAGGATACTGGCAGTTTTTCAG TAAAGAAGAGTCAGGCTTTATGGCGCCCCCGCTGGTTTCAAGAGGTATTGCTGTAGTAGCAGTTGATTATGACATAGCACCAAAAGGTag CATGGATGTGATGGTTTCTCAGGTCCGACGTAGTGTGGCCTCCATTGTCCAGCAGTACTCTCACATCAG TGGAGTTTATCTGTGTGGCCATTCAGCAGGTGGTCAGCTGGCAGCCATGGTTCTCTCCACAGACTGGTCCCAGTATAAGGTCACTCCCAACATCAAAG GGGCAGTCCTTGTTAGTGGTATTTATGATCTCCTGCCAATCATCTCAACCTATGTCAACGACCCCCTTAAGATGACAGA GGAGGACGCTGTGCGGAGCAGCCCTGTGCTGCTGGTGCCGATGCTGAAGCGCTGGTCCGCGGGGTGTGAGGTTGTGGTGGTGGTAGCTGAACACGACTCTCCTGAGTTCAGGAGGCAGTCTCGAGAGTACTTCCAG gcTTTGGAATGTGCAGGGCTGAAGGTCAGCTTTGAGGATGTATCGAACACGGATCATTTCAATGTAATAGAACAACTATCGGATGAAGATTATCATCTCACACAG GTTTTGCTGAAGATGATTAGAAGGACAAGTGTTTCACACACGTAG
- the afmid gene encoding kynurenine formamidase isoform X3, giving the protein MACRCFAEGARLGLLHAEGTKKAGSVAQTLLNVPYGEGDGEKLDIYLPVCPPQDLALVIYIHGGYWQFFSKEESGFMAPPLVSRGIAVVAVDYDIAPKGSMDVMVSQVRRSVASIVQQYSHISGVYLCGHSAGGQLAAMVLSTDWSQYKVTPNIKGAVLVSGIYDLLPIISTYVNDPLKMTEEDAVRSSPVLLVPMLKRWSAGCEVVVVVAEHDSPEFRRQSREYFQALECAGLKVSFEDVSNTDHFNVIEQLSDEDYHLTQVLLKMIRRTSVSHT; this is encoded by the exons ATGGCGTGTCGATGCTTTGCAGAAGGAGCCAGGTTAGGTTTACTCCATGCTGAAG GTACAAAGAAAGCTGGCAGCGTGGCACAGACCTTGTTAAACGTACCATATGGAGAAGGAGATGGGGAGAAACTGGACATCTACCTGCCTGTCTGTCCACCACAAG ATTTAGCTTTAGTTATCTACATCCACGGAGGATACTGGCAGTTTTTCAG TAAAGAAGAGTCAGGCTTTATGGCGCCCCCGCTGGTTTCAAGAGGTATTGCTGTAGTAGCAGTTGATTATGACATAGCACCAAAAGGTag CATGGATGTGATGGTTTCTCAGGTCCGACGTAGTGTGGCCTCCATTGTCCAGCAGTACTCTCACATCAG TGGAGTTTATCTGTGTGGCCATTCAGCAGGTGGTCAGCTGGCAGCCATGGTTCTCTCCACAGACTGGTCCCAGTATAAGGTCACTCCCAACATCAAAG GGGCAGTCCTTGTTAGTGGTATTTATGATCTCCTGCCAATCATCTCAACCTATGTCAACGACCCCCTTAAGATGACAGA GGAGGACGCTGTGCGGAGCAGCCCTGTGCTGCTGGTGCCGATGCTGAAGCGCTGGTCCGCGGGGTGTGAGGTTGTGGTGGTGGTAGCTGAACACGACTCTCCTGAGTTCAGGAGGCAGTCTCGAGAGTACTTCCAG gcTTTGGAATGTGCAGGGCTGAAGGTCAGCTTTGAGGATGTATCGAACACGGATCATTTCAATGTAATAGAACAACTATCGGATGAAGATTATCATCTCACACAG GTTTTGCTGAAGATGATTAGAAGGACAAGTGTTTCACACACGTAG
- the tk1 gene encoding thymidine kinase, cytosolic: MNCLNIADIAPNSPRKTRGQIQVIFGPMFSGKSTELMRRVRRFQVAQYRCLVVKYAKDTRYSDNGVATHDRNTMEAVPASQLKEVYKQALVCCVIGIDEGQFFPDTVEFCEEMANRGKTIIVAALDGTFQRKAFGNILNLVPLAESVVKLNAVCMECFREAAYTKRLGAEKKVEVIGGTDKYHAVCRACYSAALPSSKENHAPHKRIEETPPQTMAGKQVDIKAPRKLFETHFPSTE, encoded by the exons ATGAACTGCTTGAATATTGCAGACATTGCGCCCAACTCTCCACGCAAAACGCGGGGACAAATTCAG GTAATATTTGGGCCGATGTTCTCAGGAAaaag CACAGAGCTGATGCGCCGTGTGCGCAGGTTTCAGGTCGCACAGTACCGGTGTTTGGTGGTGAAATATGCCAAAGACACGCGTTACTCTGACAACGGAGTTGCCACACACGACAG AAATACAATGGAAGCGGTGCCTGCCAGCCAGCTCAAGGAAGTCTATAAGCAAGCCCTTGTATGCTGTGTCATCGGGATTGATGAGGGACAGTTT TTCCCAGACACTGTGGAGTTTTGTGAAGAAATGGCCAACCGAGGGAAAACCATTATTGTAGCTGCCCTGGATGGAACGTTCCAGAGAAAG GCGTTTGGTAATATTTTGAACCTGGTTCCTCTGGCGGAGAGTGTGGTGAAGCTGAATGCGGTGTGCATGGAGTGTTTCAGAGAGGCTGCCTACACCAAGAGGCTCGGGGCTGAGAAAAAG GTAGAGGTGATTGGAGGCACTGATAAATACCATGCAGTATGCAGAGCCTGCTACAGTGCAGCACTCCCATCCAGCAAAGAGAACCACGCTCCCCACAAAAGAATAGAAGAGACCCCCCCTCAAACCATGGCGGGGAAGCAGGTGGACATTAAAGCACCCAGGAAACTCTTTGAAACACATTTCCCCAGCACTGAGTGA